The Candidatus Niyogibacteria bacterium CG10_big_fil_rev_8_21_14_0_10_46_36 genome includes the window CCTCCACATTCATCACGAAGCATACGCGCTGCCCCAATAATGTTTTTTGCTTTTTGTCGGAAAAATCCGAGCGCATGGATTTCTTTTTGGAATGTCTTAAGGTGAGCAGAGGCAAAATCATTCACTGTTTTATACTTCTTAAAAAGCCCTTTTTCTTGCGTTATCTCATTTACTTTTTTGTCTGTTGCTTGTGCCGAAAGCATGGTTGCTGCAAGCATCTGCATGGGTGTTTTCCATTTGAGCACCGATGTTGTACGCGGATAAGCCCCCCTCATACACAAAAGAAGGGCGCGTGCCCTCTTTTTCCGCTTCTCAAAGCTCTCATTCTGCCACGCTTTGAATGTATGATGTTTGTGCGCTGATTTTAACATATTATTCACAGGTTTTCCCCAGAAAATTCCCTGATT containing:
- a CDS encoding endonuclease III encodes the protein MLKSAHKHHTFKAWQNESFEKRKKRARALLLCMRGAYPRTTSVLKWKTPMQMLAATMLSAQATDKKVNEITQEKGLFKKYKTVNDFASAHLKTFQKEIHALGFFRQKAKNIIGAARMLRDECGGKMPKTIEEMTRLPGVARKTANIVLNHVYYIAEGIAVDTHVIQVSRRFGFTKEHDPKKIEKDLMKLFQKKDWIWINYTMVEYNRGIHRAPRPECEWCYVKNICPKIFKK